Proteins encoded within one genomic window of Patescibacteria group bacterium:
- a CDS encoding L,D-transpeptidase, translating to MKKGSVVIFAIVIFFLSFFLALFKGPLVERLLLRPPLSELEKPELVEAIKKQSGDWEAGFPQPIFLNAPVSYPLAQIVETQVLGQARASGEKWIEIDLSDQKLSAHEGDQIVYSFFVSTGKWAPTPTGDFRIWIKLRYSTMSGGNKADGTYYYLPNVPYVMFFHNGFGLHGTYWHNNFGSPMSHGCVNLSTIDAEKLFWWAEPTMPSGKNMAYPTKDNPGTRVVIHE from the coding sequence ATGAAAAAAGGCTCGGTTGTCATTTTTGCGATTGTTATTTTTTTCTTAAGCTTTTTTTTGGCCCTTTTTAAGGGACCGTTAGTTGAAAGATTATTGTTGCGTCCCCCTCTTTCTGAATTAGAAAAACCCGAACTGGTCGAGGCGATCAAAAAACAATCCGGAGATTGGGAAGCCGGTTTTCCGCAACCGATCTTTCTTAACGCTCCGGTTTCTTATCCTTTAGCCCAAATCGTTGAAACTCAAGTTTTAGGGCAAGCCAGGGCTTCGGGAGAAAAATGGATTGAAATTGACCTTTCTGACCAAAAATTATCCGCCCACGAAGGGGACCAAATCGTTTACAGTTTTTTTGTTTCGACCGGCAAATGGGCGCCAACACCGACGGGCGATTTTCGTATTTGGATTAAGCTTCGTTATTCCACCATGAGCGGCGGTAATAAAGCCGACGGGACCTATTATTATCTACCGAATGTCCCTTACGTCATGTTTTTTCATAATGGTTTCGGACTGCACGGTACTTATTGGCACAACAACTTCGGTTCACCCATGAGCCACGGCTGTGTTAATTTATCGACGATTGATGCCGAAAAACTCTTTTGGTGGGCCGAGCCGACCATGCCTTCGGGAAAAAATATGGCCTATCCGACCAAAGACAATCCGGGAACCAGAGTGGTCATCCACGAGTAA